The genomic DNA TCAGCTAAAAAATCCATCAAGACCCTTGAACAAACAGCACAAAAAATTGCTGACAACTTCCAAGAGGGGGATTTTCACTTCCAGTCCAAGGTCAAGTCTGCCATTTATTCCCATTTGGAAGAGGACAATGCCTTATCACCTGAAAAATTGGCTGACCAGCTCTTTGACAACAATTTAACAGCGCGTTTAACTTTTGTTGATGAATTAAAAGAAGTCATTCCAGAGAAAATTATTTTCGATGAAATTGACGCCTCACGTCAATTGAAGAAGTTTGAAAACCAAAAACTATCCCTTTCCAACGGAATTGAGTTGATTGTACCTAACAGTATTTACGAAGATGCAGAATCCGTTGAATTTATTCAAAATGAGAATGGAACATACTCTATTCTGATCAAAAATATCGAAGATATAAAGAGCAAATAAAATGAAAAAACTAACAAGAACGATCGCCCTTGTCGTCCTTGTTTTTCTAGCTTACAAACTCTATCAAGCTTATCAAGGTGTTCAGCAGGTTATGACCTATCAAAGTATGGTTCAGGAAGTCCTCGCTGAAAATGATACTAAGGCAAATGAGGAGTTGGTTCTGGCTATGATTTACACGGAAACAAAAGGGGCCCAAATTGATGTTATGCAATCAAGTGAATCAGCCTCTGGTTACGCCAATACCATTACAGACAGCAAAGAAAGTATCCGCCAAGGAGTTGAATACCTAAGCAAGAATCTTCAATTGGCAGAAGAAGCAGGAGTAGATGTTTGGACAGCTGTCCAAGCCTATAACTACGGCCCAGGTTATATTGATTATGTTGCAAAAAATGGTGGACAAAACACTATCGAGCTTTCCGAGCGCTATTCGCTTTACATTGTTGCACCAAGCTTGGGAAATACAACTGGAGAATCCTATATCTATTACCATCCGATAGCTCTTATGAACGGTGGCAAACTTTATGTCAATGGAGGCAATATTTACTATTCCCGTCAGGTTCGATTTAACATGTACCTGATGCGCCTCCTTACTCTTTTTTAACAGTCAAGTTTTCTTGGCTGTTTTTTCTCATTTTACCTCAAATAATGGTATAATGTGGGTAAGAAAGTGAGGGAGTTGAGATGGTAAGAACTGTTTTGATTACTGGTGCCACAAGTGGTATCGGAAAAGCTATCGCTTATAGTTTCGCCAAAAACGGTGACAACCTTGTCATTACGGGCAGACGAAGCCAAAAGCTAAGGGAAATCCAAGAAGACCTTCAAGCAACTTTCGGAGTGACCGTCTGGGCTTACACTATGGATGTGACAAAAGAAGAAGAAGTAGCAACGACCTGCCAAACCATTCTAGCAGAAGTAGGAGCTATTCACGTTCTTGTCAATAATGCCGGATTAGCATTGGGTTTGGATAAATTTCATGATTACAAACCAGGTGATATGATGACCATGTTGGATACAAATGTTAAAGGTCTGCTTCTGGTAACCAGACACATTTTACCAAGAATGGTCAGAGAAAATCACGGTCATATCATCAATATCGGCTCTACGGCAGGTATCTATGCTTACGCAGGTGCAGCAGTTTATGCAGCGACTAAGGCAGCAGTCAAGGTTCTAAGCGACGGCATCCGAATTGACACCATCGATACAAATATTAAGGTTTCGACCATCCAACCAGGAATTGTTAAAACGGATTTCAGTCAGGTACGGTTCCACGGTGACAAGGAGCGTGCAGCGCAGGTTTACGAAGGTGTTGAAGCGCTTCAGGCAGAGGATATTGCTTCTTGTGTTCTTTTCGTGGCCAATCAGCCAAAACATGTGCAAATATCAGATATGACCATCATGGCTACTCAACAAGCCACAGGTTTTATGATTCATCGCGAGTAATTGAAGGGAGATTTCTATGAAACGATATAGCCTTTTAGCCTTGTCAGTTCTGGCATCGCTGAGTTTGATGACCGCTTGTACGAATAAGACAACGGATAGTACAACTTCATCAAGCAGTCAAACGACTGAAGAAACAACAACAAGTTCCTCATCCAGTCAGCAAGTTGTTGTAAAACAGGCCAGTATTGATATTGAAGAGATTCAGCAAGGGGATTTTACTAGCCTAATTGGCACTTGGGCCAATAGTCAGGGAGGAAGCCTAACGTTTGATACATCCGGCTTGGTAACACCCGGCTTTAGTTTGGCTGGAACATTTTCAAATCAACAAGGGATTTTGCTTGCAGATGCACTCCTCGAATCGGGAGCAGAAGGATTTGTTTTGTATTTCGTGCCTAAGGGAACCGTTCTGCCACAGGATCTATTTGAAGAGGGGAGCGACACCAGCGATAGCAATCAAGATCGGATTGTATTCGCCAATGGGCCACTCTACGGCTCCGGCCTAGATAGTTATTACCGCCAGTCCACAAGTGCCTCTAGTGACACAGACCCCCTTAAAAATACTGATACAGGGGTGATATTGGAAAGTGGCCCTGTAACTATTGAATATGCCAACTCCATTTTAGGAGATAAGGGTTGGACGGTTATTGAGGGGAATTACACTCGAACCGAAGCTATACCATATAATCTCATCCAAGGAACAGATGGCTCACATTATACGGTTTATCAAAATGGTGTCATCCTTGACGCAACCTACACAATTATTTATCAGCCATAAAACAGATAAAGAAAGGAAATTCGATGACTTTTGCGCCTTTTGAACCAACAAGAAATGTTGAAGATTTTCACCTAGCAGCCTTCGCTTATTATGATGGTTTGGAGGTAATTGAGCACCTCAAGCTAGGCACGCCAGTAGATTTGGTAGGGGAACCCACCAATCCACACGATTCTGAAGCAGTAGCTATTTATTTCCAAGGAACCAAGCTTGGTTATGTTCCAAGCACTAAAAACTCCTTGATTAGTCGCTTGATTTACTTCGGACACGATGACATTTTGGAAGCTCGAATCCAAATGTCCAACACCGAAAACCATCCAGACAGACAATTCCGTGTTGTGGTTAAATTGAAGGACAAGAGGAAGTAGGGGGGAGATAATAATTGGATTTCTACGGTAACCAGTTGATGTTTACCGTATTTTGTTACAATATTGTTGTTAAATGCAAAAGAAAAAGGCTTAGAATATTGATTTCAAAGCCTTTTTGTTGCAATATCTGTTATTCCCACTCTACCGTTGCAGGTGGTTTACTGGTGATGTCGTAGACGATGCGGTTTACATGGTCGACTTCATTGACGATGCGGACGGAAATCTTCTGGAGGACTTCCCATGGGAGTTTGGCAAAGTCAGCTGTCATGCCGTCGATAGAAGTGATGGCGCGGATGGCAATGGTGTAATCATAGGTGCGTCCGTCGCCCATAACACCAACGGAACGTACACCTGTGTTGACGGTGAAGTATTGCCAGACATCACGGTCTAGACCAGCTTTGGCGATTTCTTCACGCAGGATGGCATCTGATTCGCGGACGGTCATAAGTTTTTCTTCAGTGATTTCACCCATGACACGGATTGCAAGCCCTGGACCCGGGAAGGGTTGACGCCAAACAATCTCATCTGGCATGCCCAGAGCAGTCCCCAAAGCCCGAACTTCGTCCTTGAACAGCGTGTTGAGAGGCTCAATCAGCTTGAACTGCATATCCTCAGGCAGGCCGCCCACATTGTGGTGGCTCTTGATAGTCTGAGCGGTTTCGGTTCCCGATTCGATGATGTCAGTATAAAGGGTTCCTTGAGCTAGGAAGTCCACATCTGTTAGCTTGCTAGCTTCATCGTCAAAGACATAGACAAATTCATTACCGATGATTTTACGCTTTTTCTCTGGATCTGATACGCCAGCCAGTAGGTCAAGGAAGCGCTTGGAAGCATCTACTCGAATGATATTTAGGCCAAACTTGCCGCCCAACATTTCCATAACCTGATCCCCTTCATTTTTACGAAGAAGGCCATGGTCTACAAAGATACAGGTCAGCTGGTCACCAATGGCCCGCTGCAAAAGAACACCAACAACTGATGAGTCAACACCGCCAGACAAACCAAGAAGAACCTTCTTATCACCAACGGTTTCACGAATCTTTTGGATCTCAACATCGATGAAGTTTTCCATGGTCCAATCGCCGCGGCCACCGCAGATGTTGATAGCAAAATTTTTCAAAATATCATTTCCGTAGACAGAATGACGAACTTCTGGGTGGAACTGAATACCAAAAATTTTCTTGTCCGTGTTTTCAATAGCAGCAAAAGGACAATCGGCTGACAAACCAACCAAGTGGAAGTCAGCAGGAATCTCAGTTACCGCATCTCCATGGCTCATGAGAACGACTTGCTCGGCAGGAGTGCCAGCAAAGAGGGCAGAATCAGCTTTCAGTTGGAGTGTAGACTGGCCATATTCACGGTTTCCAGCCTCACCAGCTGGCACAACCTTACCGCCCAATTTGTGGGTGATAAGCTGCATCCCGTAACAAATTCCGAGGATTGGAATCCCCAATTCAAAGATTTCTGGGTCAATATCAAAAGCATTCTCCGCATAAACAGAGTTTGGACCGCCGGAGAGGACGATACCAATTGGATTGATTTCTCTGATTTCTTCAGCGGTGATGGTGTGGTTTTTTAACTCCGAAAAAACACCGAATTCACGAATACGACGTGAAATAAGCTGATTGTACTGACTGCCATAATCCAGAACAATGATTCTTTGGACATCTTGTTTTGTCATTATTTTCCCTTTCATTTTGAAAAAAAATCAAATACTGCAATATATTTTACCACAAAAGCGAACTATTGGCTACGAAGATGTTGGAAATATTTTTTCAGTGATATTATATTGTTTTGGACGAGAAAGAGTTCGGCTTTTCCCAACAAAACCAACCCTGTTTTAGTCAATTATTTGTTTCTTTTGCTAGAAGAAACTCTAGCAAAAACAGCATTTTTTTGGTACAATGAAGGCGTAGATTCGGAATCTAGGAGCCAACATGAAAGCAGCATATATAACCATTCACGACAAAATTAAAGAACAGATTGATAAGGGAATCTGGGAAATCGGGCAGCGTCTTCCCAGTGAGCGAGATTTGGCAGATGAGTTCGGTGTTTCCCGTATGACCCTCCGTCAAGGCATCACCTTGCTGGTAGAAGAAGGAGTACTTCAGCGCAAGGTAGGGTCGGGTACCTACGTTGCCAGCACTCGGGTTCAGGAGAAGATGCGCGGAACAACTTCCTTTACAGAACTAGTTCAATTGCAGGGGAAAACGCCAAGCAGCAAGTTACTTTCTTATATCAAAACCAAACCTAATGAAAAAGAAATCAGCCAACTGGGGCTTGAAAGGGGCGAATATGTCATTCGTATGGAACGGGTACGCTATGCTGACACGGTTCCTGTTGTTTATGAAGTGGCCAGTATTCCTGAACGCTTAATCAAAAATGTTCGCAAAGAAGAGGTAACCAATCATTTCTTCAAAACCATGACAGACAACGGGTACCGTATTGGTAAGAGTCACCAAACCATCTATGCTCGTCTGGCCAACGAAAAAGTCGCAAAACATTTACAAATCGCTAAAAATCAGGCTATTCTGGCTCTGAGGCAGGTTTCCTATCTGGAAGATGGTCAGGCCTTTGAATATGTCAACAGTCAGTATGTCGGTGAGCGCTTCGAGTTTTATCTGGAAAACAATTAGAAAGAAGGTACAATTATGAACCTAGAAGATTTAAGAAATGACATCATTCTCAAGCAGAAAAAGGGTCTTCCCTTTATTGCTAGTTCTGTTCTTATTTGGCTTTTGATTGCCATCGTTACCTCTCTTGGTTTTAAGCAGACCATGGAAAATATTCTTGTTTTTTCCTGTTCCTGCCCTCTCTTGCCTCTAGCATGGCTGATTGGCAAGCAGTTGAAGGTGGATATTTTTTCTAATGAAAATCCTCTTGGCAAACTCGGTTTTCTCTTTACCCTCAATCAAGTACTGTATTTGCTGATTGTCATGTGGGTCTTCAATGCGGTGCCTGATAAGATGGTTATGGTCTACGCCATGGTTTTTGGAGCTCACCTTTTGCCTTATTCTTGGCTATATAAATCCCCAAGTTATCAACTCTTTGCCATCTTGATTCCAGTTGTAGCTCTCATTTTAGGAAATCTCTTTTCCGCAACCATCCTTGCTTTTGTCATGTTTGGCTTAGAAGTTCTCTTTACCTTCCTTTTAGTCAAAGAAGTAAGAGCAGCTCAGGCAGAATAAGAACCCCTGATATCAGATAAAAGTCCGACTTAATTCTATTAAAATGCGGGCTTTTTTGGTATAATAAATCTTATGGAAATTGAAAAAACCAATCGAATGAATGCCCTTTTTGAATTTTACGCTGCACTATTAACGGACAAGCAGATGAACTATATCGAGCTTTACTATGCAGATGATTATAGTTTGGCGGAAATTGCAGAGGAATTTCAAGTCAGCCGACAGGCTGTATATGATAATATCAAGCGGACTGAGAAAATCTTAGAAGACTATGAAAAAAAGCTGCATATGTATTCAGATTATATTGTTCGCAGTCAGATTTTTGATGATCTCTTACAACAATATCCCGAGGATACCTATCTTCAGGAAAAAATAGCTGTCCTAACCAGCTTAGACAATCGAGATTAAGAAAAAGTATAAAATGAGGAAGAAAAAGCATGGCATTTGAAAGTTTAACCGAACGCTTACAGAACGTCTTTAAGAATCTGAGAAGAAAAGGAAAGATTCGTGAGGCAGATGTTCAAGAGGCAACTAAAGAAATCCGATTAGCGCTCTTAGAGGCTGACGTTGCCCTACCAGTGGTGAAGGATTTTATCAAAAAAGTTCGTGAACGTGCAGTAGGGCACGAAGTCATTGATACCCTTAATCCTGCCCAACAAATCATCAAGATTGTCGATGAGGAGCTGACTGCAATTCTGGGGTCAGACACCGCTGAAATTATCAAATCACCAAAAATCCCAACCATCATTATGATGGTCGGTCTGCAAGGTGCTGGTAAAACAACCTTTGCTGGGAAACTGGCCAATAAACTCAAAAACGAAGAGAATGCCCGTCCATTGATGATTGCCGCTGATATTTATCGACCTGCGGCGATTGATCAGCTCAAAACACTGGGTCAACAGATTGGCGTTCCTGTCTTTGAATTAGGCAATCAAGTACCTGCACTTGAAATTGTTCGTCAAGGTCTCGAACAAGCCAAGGCCAACCACAACGATTATGTGTTAATCGATACGGCTGGTCGTCTGCAAATCGATCAAGCCCTCATGGCAGAACTGCGCGACATTAAAGCCTTTGCACAGCCTAACGAAATTCTCTTGGTTGTCGATGCTATGATTGGTCAAGAGGCTGCTAATGTGGCCCGTGAATTTAATGATCAACTCGCCATCACAGGTGTTATTCTAACAAAGATTGATGGTGATACTCGTGGTGGTGCGGCCTTGTCTGTCCGTCACATCACAGGTCAACCGATTAAATTCACCGGTACAGGTGAAAAAATCACCGACATTGAAACCTTCCACCCAGATCGCATGTCTTCTCGTATCTTGGGAATGGGGGATATGCTGACCTTGATTGAAAAGGCCAGCAAGGAATACGATGAGCAAAAATCTATTGAACTCGCTGAAAAAATGCGAGAGAATACCTTTGATTTCAATGACTTCATTGACCAGCTAGACCAAGTACAAAATATGGGGCCAATGGAAGACCTTCTCAAAATGATTCCAGGAATGGCTGGCAATCCTGCCTTGGCTAACATCAAGGTTGACGAAAGAGAAATTGCTCGTAAACGGGCCATTGTTTATTCCATGACACCGGCTGAACGTGAAAATCCAGATTTATTAACACCAAGTCGTCGCCGTCGTATTGCTGCGGGTTCTGGAAACAGTTTTGTAGAAGTCAATAAATTTATCAAAGACTTCAACCAAGCCAAGACCATGATGCAAGGGGTTATGAGCGGTGATATGAACCAAATGATGCGTCAGATGGGGCTTAATCCCAATAACCTTCCTAAAAATATGCCTGGCATGGGCAATATGGATATGTCTGCCTTAGAAGGCATGATGAGCGGGGCAGGCATGCCTGATTTTAGTCAGATGATGGGGGGAGGACTCAAGGGTAAAATCGGTGAATTTGCCATGAAACAGGCCATGAAACGCCAAGCCAATAAGATTAAAAAAGCGAAGAAGAAGAGAAAGTAAACTCTTTAAATAAATAAAAAATGTCCTAATAAACGGCAATTAAAATAAATTTCCGTATTTATGGACATTTTTTGTTTTGTCTGTTATAATGGACGTAGAATCATCACCGACTGATAGAATAGGAGGAAGAGGATGAATTATATTGCCGTTATCGGAGATTTGATTGACTCCAAAAAAATGCCCAATCGCCCTCAGGTTCAAGTAGAACTGGAAAAGGTTTTAAGTCAAGTAAATCGTGATTTTCAGGAACATTTTGCCTCTCCTTTTACCATCACACGAGGCGATGAATTTCAGGCTCTCTTTTACCAAACAGCACCCATTTTTCAAATACTAGACCGGATAGAAAAAGCCTTTGACCAGACCATCTTTATCCGATTCGGTATTGGTTTCGGGGTTATTTTAACAGATATAAAT from Streptococcus oriscaviae includes the following:
- a CDS encoding HIRAN domain-containing protein; this encodes MTFAPFEPTRNVEDFHLAAFAYYDGLEVIEHLKLGTPVDLVGEPTNPHDSEAVAIYFQGTKLGYVPSTKNSLISRLIYFGHDDILEARIQMSNTENHPDRQFRVVVKLKDKRK
- the guaA gene encoding glutamine-hydrolyzing GMP synthase, which codes for MTKQDVQRIIVLDYGSQYNQLISRRIREFGVFSELKNHTITAEEIREINPIGIVLSGGPNSVYAENAFDIDPEIFELGIPILGICYGMQLITHKLGGKVVPAGEAGNREYGQSTLQLKADSALFAGTPAEQVVLMSHGDAVTEIPADFHLVGLSADCPFAAIENTDKKIFGIQFHPEVRHSVYGNDILKNFAINICGGRGDWTMENFIDVEIQKIRETVGDKKVLLGLSGGVDSSVVGVLLQRAIGDQLTCIFVDHGLLRKNEGDQVMEMLGGKFGLNIIRVDASKRFLDLLAGVSDPEKKRKIIGNEFVYVFDDEASKLTDVDFLAQGTLYTDIIESGTETAQTIKSHHNVGGLPEDMQFKLIEPLNTLFKDEVRALGTALGMPDEIVWRQPFPGPGLAIRVMGEITEEKLMTVRESDAILREEIAKAGLDRDVWQYFTVNTGVRSVGVMGDGRTYDYTIAIRAITSIDGMTADFAKLPWEVLQKISVRIVNEVDHVNRIVYDITSKPPATVEWE
- a CDS encoding DUF7010 family protein, with translation MNLEDLRNDIILKQKKGLPFIASSVLIWLLIAIVTSLGFKQTMENILVFSCSCPLLPLAWLIGKQLKVDIFSNENPLGKLGFLFTLNQVLYLLIVMWVFNAVPDKMVMVYAMVFGAHLLPYSWLYKSPSYQLFAILIPVVALILGNLFSATILAFVMFGLEVLFTFLLVKEVRAAQAE
- a CDS encoding GntR family transcriptional regulator → MKAAYITIHDKIKEQIDKGIWEIGQRLPSERDLADEFGVSRMTLRQGITLLVEEGVLQRKVGSGTYVASTRVQEKMRGTTSFTELVQLQGKTPSSKLLSYIKTKPNEKEISQLGLERGEYVIRMERVRYADTVPVVYEVASIPERLIKNVRKEEVTNHFFKTMTDNGYRIGKSHQTIYARLANEKVAKHLQIAKNQAILALRQVSYLEDGQAFEYVNSQYVGERFEFYLENN
- a CDS encoding DUF6287 domain-containing protein; the protein is MKRYSLLALSVLASLSLMTACTNKTTDSTTSSSSQTTEETTTSSSSSQQVVVKQASIDIEEIQQGDFTSLIGTWANSQGGSLTFDTSGLVTPGFSLAGTFSNQQGILLADALLESGAEGFVLYFVPKGTVLPQDLFEEGSDTSDSNQDRIVFANGPLYGSGLDSYYRQSTSASSDTDPLKNTDTGVILESGPVTIEYANSILGDKGWTVIEGNYTRTEAIPYNLIQGTDGSHYTVYQNGVILDATYTIIYQP
- the ffh gene encoding signal recognition particle protein, giving the protein MAFESLTERLQNVFKNLRRKGKIREADVQEATKEIRLALLEADVALPVVKDFIKKVRERAVGHEVIDTLNPAQQIIKIVDEELTAILGSDTAEIIKSPKIPTIIMMVGLQGAGKTTFAGKLANKLKNEENARPLMIAADIYRPAAIDQLKTLGQQIGVPVFELGNQVPALEIVRQGLEQAKANHNDYVLIDTAGRLQIDQALMAELRDIKAFAQPNEILLVVDAMIGQEAANVAREFNDQLAITGVILTKIDGDTRGGAALSVRHITGQPIKFTGTGEKITDIETFHPDRMSSRILGMGDMLTLIEKASKEYDEQKSIELAEKMRENTFDFNDFIDQLDQVQNMGPMEDLLKMIPGMAGNPALANIKVDEREIARKRAIVYSMTPAERENPDLLTPSRRRRIAAGSGNSFVEVNKFIKDFNQAKTMMQGVMSGDMNQMMRQMGLNPNNLPKNMPGMGNMDMSALEGMMSGAGMPDFSQMMGGGLKGKIGEFAMKQAMKRQANKIKKAKKKRK
- a CDS encoding putative DNA-binding protein translates to MEIEKTNRMNALFEFYAALLTDKQMNYIELYYADDYSLAEIAEEFQVSRQAVYDNIKRTEKILEDYEKKLHMYSDYIVRSQIFDDLLQQYPEDTYLQEKIAVLTSLDNRD
- a CDS encoding lysozyme family protein, giving the protein MKKLTRTIALVVLVFLAYKLYQAYQGVQQVMTYQSMVQEVLAENDTKANEELVLAMIYTETKGAQIDVMQSSESASGYANTITDSKESIRQGVEYLSKNLQLAEEAGVDVWTAVQAYNYGPGYIDYVAKNGGQNTIELSERYSLYIVAPSLGNTTGESYIYYHPIALMNGGKLYVNGGNIYYSRQVRFNMYLMRLLTLF
- a CDS encoding SDR family NAD(P)-dependent oxidoreductase gives rise to the protein MVRTVLITGATSGIGKAIAYSFAKNGDNLVITGRRSQKLREIQEDLQATFGVTVWAYTMDVTKEEEVATTCQTILAEVGAIHVLVNNAGLALGLDKFHDYKPGDMMTMLDTNVKGLLLVTRHILPRMVRENHGHIINIGSTAGIYAYAGAAVYAATKAAVKVLSDGIRIDTIDTNIKVSTIQPGIVKTDFSQVRFHGDKERAAQVYEGVEALQAEDIASCVLFVANQPKHVQISDMTIMATQQATGFMIHRE